One region of Lampris incognitus isolate fLamInc1 chromosome 12, fLamInc1.hap2, whole genome shotgun sequence genomic DNA includes:
- the LOC130122073 gene encoding L antigen family member 3-like, which yields MAARGREDHNNEPGRLEFALDVPFPSSREASVALQSLSPDREPRRGGISKHLELTGSTLSVRWSADEARVLRVSVRSFLDHLSLVVETMEMFGPLL from the exons ATGGCGGCGCGCGGCAGGGAAGACCACAACAACGAGCCCGGCAGGTTGGAGTT TGCTCTGGATGTCCCTTTCCCGTCCTCTCGTGAAGCGTCTGTAGCTCTCCAGTCTCTCTCGCCGGACAGAGAGCCGCGCAGAGGCGGTATAAGCAAACATCTTGAACTGACCGGCAGCACGCTCTCCGT CAGATGGAGTGCAGATGAGGCTCGAGTTCTACGTGTGTCTGTACGGTCATTTCTGGATCATCTATCACTGGTTGTCGAAACCATGGAGATGTTTGGACCCCTCCTCTGA